CAGAAGAACATACGCAGAGAGGAGAAGTAGAAAAAGCCAGCCCCTCAAGGAGAAAAGGACCAGCTGCGATGGAGGGAGGTCCAGGAGATGTTGCCAAGGGACAATCTGGAGAAGCAGGCAGGAAACTAACAGAAGTGAACAGAGgggaaacaagagaaatttacagGAGGCCTTCAGAACTGGACCAAAACCTCTCAGAAGAATCAAGCACAAGGGAATCGGAAGGACTAGAGAAGACACTTTCAGAAATCGGCAGAAGAGGGTCAGAAGCACTGGGGAAAACGGAATCGGGAGAAATAAGAGAACCggaaataacagaaaattctgaaaaaatggaaaaagatgaaaaggaagatgAATGAAGCCATCGAGTAGGCATTAGGATCAGGAGGCTGGTGTTCACAGGGACCATGGAGATCTTATTAAACTGGACCTTCAAGCTGAGATTTGTCTCTAATAGGAAAACATGTGGACTGGGTCCCACAGGTCACCTCTGTCTCTATTACTGTTTTCCCTTTAAATGTGCATCTCTCACTCTTACAAACCCTGAGTCTGTCATTTTGCCTCCTTACCCCCACCCATTCTCAGAAGAGCCTTAGAGAATGAATAAGCGGGCATGGGGTACCACTTTCCAAGCAGAACTCTGATGTTCTGATTAGGTGAGAAACACGGAGACCCCCAAACAAGGCCTGACCCAGAATGTGACCAAGGTGTGAAATGCGGtcctcctccccaggccctgtGCAAGGACCTCATGGAAGAAATGAGAAAGGTGCTAAGAAGAAAGGGTTTCAGGAGAGTGAAGAAACGGATGAGCTCCAAGGAACTCAAAAAGCTTAAAggggggaggaaagagaaaggccTGGGAGTAGAGGTATGTCTGCCCAGCTGCTGGCCATTGGTTTGTCttgctgagtgcctactgtgtgcagggcACTGTGGGAGGCTTTCTGGAATAAATAAGGATGGGACAGCCTCAGCCATCACACAGTGAGGGAGACCTACTTGTAAACCCCTAAGCCTTGAAAACAGAATGAAGTGCACGCTGGCAGTGGTGGGGCTCTAGGAGcccagagggagaaggaaggtgtCTGCCCAAGAACAGGGAGCAGCTGAGAGTAGGAGCTGCGGCTGGACCCACCTGTGCCACCCCAGGGCCGGGCGGTACAGTCAAGTAAACCAGGCTCCTCCAGCTTGTCTCCTCCTCTGTATACCGAGTACCTGCCTCAGTGACTGGTGTAAAGATTATATGGGtgcttagcacagcacctggtgCACAGGAAGCTCTTTTGAATACCCACCCACCGAGCTTTCAGTGGTTTCACAGAGGGCGTGGCTGAGCAGCTGAGGACGGAGTTAGGATTTCATTACATGATTCATCTATCCCTTTGGCCACTGCCATCCTAGTCCCGGCTCCATAATTCCTGAAACGGCTGTGGTTGGTTGGGGCAGAGGCTGGGACCTGCCGGACTAGGGGGAGGCAAGTGAGGCATTTCAGATGCAGCTTTTAAGGAACGTAGGGCCAAAAAACTCAATAAGGAAGAGAAAGTATTTTAACgcaatactgtaaaaaaaaaaaaattaatgcaaaacccGATGATgagtaaaatatcaaaatttaaaataaagacaggattCGACCTTGTACTTGCACGACCCTCCCTCCCTCGCCTCAACCGAATCTCGGCGCGGGACCCGGGAGGGGTGACTGCCTGCCTCTTCAAGGAGTTCATCATTACCTTGTACAAGAAGAAGAGGCCGCACAAGCCCtccgctccccaccccccagcctccgCCGCCGCACAGGTGCCTCGAAGCCCGGGTGCCCCATGCGGCGGGAGTGCGGGCTGGCGGCCGGCAGCACGGCTGCCCCGCCCCAGCGCCGAGTCAGTTTCGGGTTTCGACTCGCTGCGCCTGCGCAAAGGGGGCCGGGCTCGGCCCACCCGGCGCCCGCCCGCGCGCGCTCCGCCCCCGGGCTATGTAAGGCGGCCCCCAGTAGGGTCGCGTCACCGCTATACTCCGTGTCCCTCCGCGCAGGCGGGCGGCCCCGGAGAGCTGGTGCTGAGACGGCGGCGCCCCCTCCTCATCATGGTGAGCGGGCGCGGGAAGGCCGGGAGGGGAGCAAGCGGACCGGGCCGGGGTGGCACCATAATGGAAAACTGGAGTATTGGGGAATTTGGGAGAGGAAGTGGCATGCAAATGAGGACCCGAGGTTCCGGAGTTGAGTCGGGGCTTTCTTGGCTGTCGGGTACAGGCCTGAGGTAGGGGTGGTGCTGGGAGAGTGGGGAGTGGGGACGGcgctggaggaggaagggaaccGCTCCGCAGAAGGTGCTGCCCCGGAGCAGACCCGGCTGGCGGGTGGGCCTGGGTAGCGTGCGCTGGGCCCGCGCCGGGCTGGCGTTCAGCGccctcccctgcccagggcctTGTCTGAGATAAATGTACGCCAGCTGAGCACTCAGGGTGCTGGCGGGAGGTGGGGCCTCCCGGTTTAGAGGAGAAGGCGCTGTACAGTAAAAACTATTGATTGTCACCTGTGGCTTTTAGCAGGCAGGAAAACAAGTGGCTCAGAGAGGTGCTGCTGACACACAGCGAGGGGTGAGCAGAGCGAGACCCTGGACGCAGGTGCCCTGAACCGCCCAGTCCTGGGGCAGGCACGAAGACCACGACTTTGTGGGGGGCccagggcagaggaggaggaggtggcaggCGTGCTGAATGAAGCCCTTTGTCTAGCgctctcctgccctgccccccgcCAGCCCTTCTGTGGGACCATTGTCCCCCCATCCCAGACAAGAGAGTATTATCTGTCGCTGGCAttgttgggggaagggaggcggTCTTTGGGTGACCCTTCTCCACCctcaccctgctctgtgccctcagGGCCACGGCCGCTGTGGCTTTGCCCAGACATAGAGCCCCCCACCTCCAAAGAGGTCATCCTTAATAAGTGCCAGGAATATAAAGTTAGGGTTCACTGCTAGAAACGCAGGCTTCAGGCCCTCCCCTGCACGCACTtccagcaccgttttcctttcGAGGTGGCAGCAGTGGGCGATCCTTGAGGCTAATCCTTGAGGCTACGGTTCGCACTAGAGGAAAGAGTTTAGGACCGCTCAGACAAGCATCCCTCTCCATCCTGCAAAGCCAGAAGCCTTCGGGTCTCAAGGACCGAGGAGAGACGGTCCAGCAACCCACGGCTCGGGAGGGTGCCCAAGGCACCAGGGGTGCCTGTCAATCAGGGCCGTAGCACCTGAGCCAGCTGGGGTTCCCGGTTAGAATGAGGCCAGACACAAGGAGGCGAAGCTGGCGGGGTGGCCCCGAGTGACCTGGCTGATGTCTGTCTTCCCCTCCTCACACAGAATAGAGGCTTCTCCCGAAAGAGCCAAACGTTCCTGCCCAAGATCTTCTTCCGCAAAATGTCATCCTCAGGGGCCAAGGACAAGCCAGAGCTGCAGTTTCCCTTCCTGCAGGACGAGGAGACGGTGGCCACACTGCAGGAGTGCAAGACGCTCTTCATCCTGCGCGGCCTGCCCGGGAGCGGCAAGTCCACGCTGGCCCGGGTCATCGTGGACAGGTACCGGGATGGCACCAAGATGGTGTCCGCCGACACCTACAGGATCACCCCCGGTGCCCGGGGGGCCTTCACCGAGGAGTACAAGCAGCTGGACGAGGACCTGGCTGCTTACTGCCGCCGGGACGTCCGGGTCCTCGTGCTCGATGACACCAACCACGAGCGGGAGCGGCTGGAACAACTCTTTGAGATGGCCGACCAGTACCAGTACCAGGTGGTGCTGGTGGAGCCCAAGACGGCGTGGCGGCTGGACTGTGCCCAGCTCAAGGAGAAGAACCAGTGGCAGCTGTCGGCCGACGATCTGAAGAAGCTGAAGCCTGGGCTGGAGAAGGACTTCCTGCCGCTCTACTTCGGCTGGTTCCTGACCAAGAAGAGTTCCGAGGGCCTCCGCAAAGCCGGCCAGGCCTTCCTCGAGGAGCTGGGCAACCACAAGGCCTTCAAGAGGGAGCTGCGACACTGTAGGTGGCGGGGTGGGCGGGTGGGGGCAGTTAGCCTTATTCGTAAGCCCCTCTTGCTGGGCACGGCGTGCTGCGTGCACGGGACCATTGTTCTCAAAGCactgggggaggcagggggctCACCTGGTACCGGCAGAGGCCGCTTTGGGTGGTGGACGCCCCGTGGGTTATGGGAGAGGCGTTTGCCAGGCACCTTGCCTCTCACCGcacccttcctcctgccctcgGCTCCCCATCTGCGCTCTCCCAGCCTGGATCTAGGCCACTGACCCCGTCTCAGAGGTGGGAAAAACAAATTACTTACTGCCATAGCAGGAAGTACATCAACATTTCGTAAAACCTTGGAGGGAGAATCTGGTCCGATGTTTTCAAACTCATTTTTAGCAGCAGAACTATTTTCTAGAATAGAATATGCCATGCAACCCTAAGCTGCAGAAAAATTACAACTCGGACTATTGTGACTCCACTGGCGATGGTTCCCAGGCCTTGAGCTATCCAGTGCACCTCCTGTGGCATCCCACAGCTCCAGAGTACAGTCTCCGTAGTCTAGCCCCTCgtttttgcagatgggaaaatgCCCAGAAGGGTTGCAGGGTTTGCCCAAAGCTGTAGTGAGAGCTCGACTCTGTTGCCTCTAGAGGGGCCTCCCCTTATTGGGTTGGACCAGGGTTCGCTCCTGCAGGGGCTGTTTGCTCCATCGAGAGGGGAGGTTTGGGATAGGGAAGGACCCTGGTGGCCCTCCTTCTCCAGTGGCCCATTGGGGAATATGTCACCCATTCCCACTAATCATCTGTTCTTCCTTTAACTCATTCCTAGTTCCCCCTGATTTTAGGCTATCTTCATACTTGAAATATCCCCACCGTGTTTCTTTGCGTTGTCAGAGGTAATTTGTGCCGGTATAAGTTCTCAGAGAACTCTTACCTCAGCTCCTAAAATTCCAATGCTGGGAAACCGGGGAACTGTGGTGCCTGCACCAGCCAGGCGTGAGCCCTGTACCTGTGAATCGTGTGACAGAGAAGCTCCCAAGGCAGGGCTCCTAGTTAGAGCTGGTTCTGCCCTGGAGATTGCCTCTTGAGGCTGCTTTTACCATTAAAAACTGGGATCCTTCTGCCCAGGACACAGCAGGAGAAATGTAATGGGCCACaaacaaggcctgccctcagaGTAGAGGTCTCCCTCCCCTGTGGAGGGTGAGCGACCTCCTTCACAGGGATTCAACCCTGGGGGTAAACAGGAAAAGCCTAGTGACTCTGAAGCTAGCCACAAGGCTTAGAGTCTAGAGACTGAAATCAGATACCCCAAGTCTCATCGAAACTACCAGCCACATAATGTCATCCTGTTATCTCCCAAGACCCTTCCTGCACCAGGCCCATTATAGGCTTTCTTCCACCAAACGAGGCTGTAAGCTACCTATTACTACAGTGTCCAGGTAACTTCTTGTTCAAGTGGCCCCTGAGTGAAATGGGGCACGACTAATAATTACCTAGGTGGTCTTGGGAAAACTGGGATGTGTGGTCACCCCCAGTTGTATTTGATTGACAGATTAGGGTCAATCACTTGCCCCAGGTCCACAGGCTTGGAAGTGGGCTGGATGTTAATTATGCTGTTTCTGGCTCCTTCCCATATACCACACAGTTCCcaacctcttttttctttctaccccATTTTTCATGACCTGCTTCCCTCTTTTCAGATGTGTAGCTAGTGAAGTTCAGATTCCCTTGGCATATGCCACCTACCCCTGGGTTACAAGTGCCTTAGTTTTCACGTCTGGGTAAGAGACGTAAAAATCTGTAGAACGTAAAGCAGGGAACTTACATCAACACCTTTTCATAGCTCCAAAGTTGCTATTAATTTGACCAACTAATGAATGGTAGTGGATTGCTCATTTATAGTGGATTGCAAATGTATACTTAATGTCCgatttttttcctctgggtcTCCCATGGTCTTGGTGATAGATGTTGCAGTGCCCCTGCTCTCCCGCCCTGACTGCCCCACTCTCTCCCCCTTCAGTTGTCTCTGGGGATGAGCCCAGGGAGAAGATTGAACTGGTCAGCTACTTTGGGAAGAGACCCCCGGGCGTGCTGCACTGTACAACCAAGTTCTGTGACTATGGGAAGGCCGCTGGGGCCGACGAGTACGCCCAGCAGGATGTGAGTGCTCCTCGGGGACACCTggctgaggtggggagagggcagggtctTCCGGAGAAGGGTACCGGCTCAAGGCAGGGACCACAAACCAGACAGCCTCTCAGGAAAAGAGGCGGCTCCGTCCCCAGCTCGCCGGCAGCCTGTCTAGTGCCCCCCAGGGCCTGCCCACCAGAGCCCGTTCCTTCTGCAGATGCGCAGAGAGTGCTGGTCGGCAGCAGCTCCTGCTCTGGCCCCTGAGCCTGTGTTCAGTTCCGAAGGCTAGAAGTCCCTTACCCCCAGTCTGAGGCCTGGCTGTGCTCTGAAGTGGGGAGTGTCGATAGGGAGGCTTATTGGCTTAGGGGTACCAGCCCCGTCCCTGCCACACAGCCCGAGTCTCCCGCCCACAGCCTCTGACATGGGATCCTTAACCACCGGGCGTGGCCGACTCCAGCCTCCTTCAGGTTTCCTTCACAGCAAGGCCGTCCCTGACCCTCTGCCAGCTCCCCCACTTCTCTGCCTAGGTTAAGGCAGccattttacttgtttattcattGGTCTCCTCCCACACGAAtggaagctccctgagggcagcactatttacagtgtGGTTCACCTTGTATCCCTAGCACCTACCACAGCTGCATGAATGAACACAGCACTTTCACTCCCATCTCTAactgttcattcatttagcaatgtttattaagcacctgttaTGCACTAGACACTGTTAGGACCAGGGGTTGTGAGCAAAATAGGGAAGATTTTATGGTCAAAATCGAAGAGATGGGCTTTTTCAGAGAATCAGATATAATGTAAGCCAAAGTGTATGGAGTAGATTTTGATCAAAGTCCTTTATTTCTGACCTCACCCCACCCGCCAGGATAGTGCCTGGATACCAGGGTGCTTTTACAGGGTGAGTCGAGTAGTAACAACAACAGCCCTTGCCAGGCTCTTCTTTAGTCCTCACGCTGAGGAAGGTTCTAGCCTCAGCTCTCTCTTACAGGTGAATGAGCCCTGAAGCTAGTGGGTGGGGAGCCCGGCCTGAGCTCAGGAAGCCTTGCGTCTCACGCctgctctctcctgcctctctggcaCCTTCATTTTTTCAAGCAGCCTGGACAGTGTCAGTGGAAAGACATCCTCCGAGCACATGGCCACGGATGTGGATGTCTGCGGGCTCTGCTCGGTGGCACTCACTGTCCCTCTCTCGATGCCGCCACCCCCAGCTCAGTCCTCTGTCCTCTCTCCATAGGTGGTGAAGAAATCCTACTGCAAGGCCTTCACGCTGACCATCTCTGCCCTCTTTGTGACACCCAAGACGACGGGAGCCCGGGTAGAGCTGAGCGAGCAGGAGCTGGCCTTGTGGCCGAACGACGTGGACAAGCTGTCCCCCTCTGACAGCCTGTCGCGGGGCAGCCGCGCGCACATCACCCTGGGCTGCGCGGGTGACGTGGAGGCCGTGCAGACGGGTGTTGACCTGCTAGAGATTGTGAAGCAGGAGAAGGGGGGTAACCGCGGCGAGGAGGTGGGTGAGCTCAGCCGGGGCAAGCTCTACTCCTTGGGCAGTGGGCGCTGGATGCTGAACCTGGCCAAGAAGATGGAGGTCAGGGCCATCTTCACGGGGTACTACGGGAAGGGCAAGGCTGTGCCCACACGGGGCGGCCGCAAGGGTGGCGCCTTTCAGTCCTGCACCATCATCTGAGTGTTCCCGGGCCACGGGCCCCCGCTCTTTACAAGGgaatggggaggagagggaagcatCCCTCTGCTTGATTTTTGGTttaagatttctattttttttttttactcaaagtTAACCTtcttgtaacttttaaaaaacttgtaaaataactgctcttttttcctgcccacccccttcccctctaaCGCTCAAGCTCTCAACACAAGGGGGTGAGTAGGCGCCATTCAGGAACCCAGACCAAAGCTGATGAGGCTGGGCCGAGTTGGGCCTGGACCGGAGCCACAACCCCAAGACCCGCTTACAGTTGCTGGGCCCCTAGGCCCACTGCCCCACACAGGGCCGGCTAGTGGGGACGGACACCCCAGCGCTGCTCGTATTCGCGGGGTGGTCACCACGGCCACAGAAGACTAGTGGTGGATTTGAGACGGGATGATCCCTGGGCTTTGATCCCATTTCTTAATCAGTGTAGCCCCAGGAAGCCTGGGCCTATTTACCGGGGTAGAAAAGAGGTTTTTACCTTCCACCTTTGGTCCTAAGTGCCCGTCCCCTCCTCCTCACACTGTAA
This window of the Balaenoptera ricei isolate mBalRic1 chromosome 20, mBalRic1.hap2, whole genome shotgun sequence genome carries:
- the CNP gene encoding 2',3'-cyclic-nucleotide 3'-phosphodiesterase; this translates as MNRGFSRKSQTFLPKIFFRKMSSSGAKDKPELQFPFLQDEETVATLQECKTLFILRGLPGSGKSTLARVIVDRYRDGTKMVSADTYRITPGARGAFTEEYKQLDEDLAAYCRRDVRVLVLDDTNHERERLEQLFEMADQYQYQVVLVEPKTAWRLDCAQLKEKNQWQLSADDLKKLKPGLEKDFLPLYFGWFLTKKSSEGLRKAGQAFLEELGNHKAFKRELRHFVSGDEPREKIELVSYFGKRPPGVLHCTTKFCDYGKAAGADEYAQQDVVKKSYCKAFTLTISALFVTPKTTGARVELSEQELALWPNDVDKLSPSDSLSRGSRAHITLGCAGDVEAVQTGVDLLEIVKQEKGGNRGEEVGELSRGKLYSLGSGRWMLNLAKKMEVRAIFTGYYGKGKAVPTRGGRKGGAFQSCTII